One Schistocerca nitens isolate TAMUIC-IGC-003100 chromosome 1, iqSchNite1.1, whole genome shotgun sequence DNA segment encodes these proteins:
- the LOC126234068 gene encoding translation initiation factor IF-2-like, with protein sequence MPVRAVEATQRRPAEAAQRPGAETAQQSPEAERAQRPEAETAQRPEAERAQRPEAAQQRLGAETAQQRPGAETAQQRPGEETAPQRPGAETAQQRPGAETAQQRPGAETAQQRPGEETAPQRPGAETAQQRPGAETAQQRPGAETAQQRPGAETAQQRPGAETAQQRPGAETAQQRPGAERAQRPRAERAPRQRPGAQRRGAEREQRPGAETAQQRPEAETAQRPEAERAQRRGAERAPRQRPGAEGVQRRGAEREQRPGAEGAPRRFRPRSPAARSAALQAERQRLHREVVTRCWERWIDATLQGAQNCEQLILGWLEEYEDFEGFFMRNLAPQDSPGSPPRQT encoded by the coding sequence ATGCCGGTGCGAGCGGTCGAGGCGACGCAGAGGCGACCAGCTGAGGCGGCGCAGAGGCCGGGGGCGGAGACGGCGCAGCAGAGTCCGGAGGCGGAGAGAGCGCAGAGGCCGGAGGCGGAGACGGCGCAGAGGCCGGAGGCGGAGAGGGCGCAGAGGCCGGAGGCGGCGCAGCAGAGGCTGGGGGCGGAGACGGCGCAGCAGAGGCCGGGGGCGGAGACGGCGCAGCAGAGGCCGGGGGAGGAGACGGCGCCGCAGAGGCCGGGGGCGGAGACGGCGCAGCAGAGGCCGGGGGCGGAGACGGCGCAGCAGAGGCCGGGGGCGGAGACGGCGCAGCAGAGGCCGGGGGAGGAGACGGCGCCGCAGAGGCCGGGGGCGGAGACGGCGCAGCAGAGGCCGGGGGCGGAGACGGCGCAGCAGAGGCCGGGGGCGGAGACGGCGCAGCAGAGGCCGGGGGCGGAGACGGCGCAGCAGAGGCCGGGGGCGGAGACGGCGCAGCAGAGGCCGGGGGCGGAGACGGCGCAGCAGAGGCCGGGGGCGGAGAGGGCGCAGAGGCCGAGGGCGGAGAGGGCGCCGCGGCAGAGGCCGGGGGCGCAGAGGCGGGGGGCAGAGAGGGAGCAGAGGCCGGGGGCGGAGACGGCGCAGCAGAGGCCGGAGGCGGAGACGGCGCAGAGGCCGGAGGCAGAGAGGGCGCAGAGGCGGGGGGCGGAGAGGGCGCCGCGGCAGAGGCCGGGGGCGGAGGGGGTGCAGAGGCGGGGGGCAGAGAGGGAGCAGAGGCCGGGGGCGGAGGGGGCGCCGCGGCGGTTCCGCCCCCGCAGCCCCGCGGCGCGCAGCGCGGCCTTGCAGGCGGAGCGGCAGCGCCTGCACAGGGAGGTCGTCACCCGCTGCTGGGAGCGCTGGATCGACGCCACCTTACAGGGCGCCCAAAACTGCGAGCAGCTGATTCTCGGCTGGCTCGAGGAGTACGAAGACTTCGAGGGCTTCTTCATGCGGAACCTCGCGCCCCAGGACAGCCCCGGCTCGCCCCCGCGCCAGACCTGA